The Hydrogenispora ethanolica genome has a segment encoding these proteins:
- a CDS encoding type I restriction-modification system subunit M encodes MSGMIDQKDINNAAWAACDTFRGVIDPAQYKDYILVMLFLKYISDIWQDHYEAYQEQYGDDDARIRRKLERERFVLPLVKLTEKNEKTGAEVMLDEFPATYYSLYDRRSAANIGELINIVLDHIEESNKTKLEGVFRNIDFNSEANLGKTKDRNRRLKQLLEDFNKPQLNMKPSLVSEDVIGNTYIYLIERFASDSGKKAGEFFTPLKVTELVAKLAGPKPGDRICDPACGSGGLLIQAAKQVGDRNFALFGQESNGSTWALCRMNMFLHSFDSARIEWCDTLNSPLLVENDRLMRFNCVVANPPFSLDKWGAENAESDQYNRFWRGVPPASKGDWAFISHMVETALEKEGRVAVVVPHGVLFRGAAEGRIRQKMIEENLLDAVVGLPGNLFPTTNIPVAILVFDRSREKGGVREDCKDVLFIDASREYLSGKNQNTLSDEHLAKVMETYTARTEVEKYAHVADFAEIKDNDFNLNIPRYVDTFEEEAEIDIDAVQLEIDQLEKELAEVRAKMAEKLKEIQR; translated from the coding sequence ATGAGCGGTATGATCGATCAGAAAGATATTAATAACGCGGCATGGGCGGCGTGTGACACTTTCAGAGGAGTTATTGACCCGGCACAGTATAAAGACTACATCCTGGTGATGTTGTTTCTAAAATACATCTCTGATATATGGCAGGATCATTACGAAGCCTACCAAGAACAGTACGGGGATGATGACGCCCGCATCCGCCGTAAACTTGAGCGTGAACGTTTTGTTCTTCCGTTGGTTAAACTGACTGAAAAAAACGAAAAAACCGGTGCAGAGGTTATGTTGGATGAGTTTCCTGCTACCTATTATAGCCTTTATGACCGTAGATCGGCGGCAAACATCGGTGAGTTAATCAATATTGTTCTCGATCATATTGAAGAATCTAACAAAACCAAACTCGAAGGAGTTTTCCGGAATATCGATTTTAACAGTGAAGCCAATCTTGGCAAAACCAAAGATCGTAATCGTCGTTTAAAGCAACTGCTGGAAGACTTCAACAAACCTCAGCTTAATATGAAACCCAGTCTCGTTTCTGAGGATGTGATCGGTAATACCTATATCTACTTGATTGAGCGTTTTGCTTCGGATTCGGGTAAAAAGGCTGGGGAGTTCTTTACCCCGCTCAAAGTCACCGAACTAGTCGCCAAACTTGCAGGGCCCAAGCCGGGAGATCGTATTTGTGATCCGGCTTGCGGCTCCGGCGGTCTCTTGATCCAGGCGGCTAAACAAGTTGGGGACCGCAACTTTGCTTTATTTGGACAAGAATCCAATGGCAGTACCTGGGCGCTCTGCCGCATGAATATGTTCCTGCATAGTTTTGACAGCGCCCGGATTGAATGGTGCGACACCTTAAATAGTCCGCTACTGGTGGAAAACGACCGTCTCATGAGATTCAACTGCGTGGTGGCCAATCCCCCCTTCTCCTTAGATAAATGGGGCGCGGAAAATGCCGAGAGCGATCAGTATAACCGGTTTTGGCGCGGCGTGCCACCGGCCAGTAAAGGTGATTGGGCTTTTATCAGCCATATGGTAGAGACGGCGCTAGAAAAAGAAGGTCGGGTTGCCGTGGTTGTCCCTCACGGAGTGCTCTTTCGGGGAGCGGCCGAAGGGCGTATCCGGCAAAAGATGATCGAGGAAAATCTGCTCGATGCGGTAGTCGGACTGCCGGGCAATCTTTTTCCGACCACCAATATTCCAGTAGCCATCCTGGTCTTTGACCGCTCCCGGGAAAAGGGCGGAGTACGGGAAGATTGTAAGGATGTTTTATTCATCGATGCCAGCCGGGAGTATCTCTCCGGGAAGAACCAGAATACGCTCTCGGACGAGCATCTGGCAAAGGTCATGGAGACCTACACCGCCCGGACTGAGGTGGAGAAATACGCCCATGTCGCGGACTTCGCGGAGATCAAGGACAACGACTTCAATCTCAATATTCCGCGTTATGTGGATACGTTTGAAGAGGAAGCGGAGATCGATATCGATGCGGTTCAGTTGGAAATAGATCAATTGGAAAAAGAACTGGCGGAAGTAAGGGCGAAGATGGCGGAGAAGTTGAAGGAGATTCAACGGTAA
- a CDS encoding restriction endonuclease subunit S, translating into MLKKLATVQMGYSFRTRLEASKAGGMAVIQMKNLLDNNTVGCDELMKIDMEGIKEHHLVRKGDLIFRSRGQATTAAVLLADPGMAVVAAPLLRIRIMKPDKILPEFLNWYISQRDAQIFLTSRAMGTSQKMISKEAIEELEIPLPTLEQQKNIIELASLSERELTLLHRLAEKRKQFISVQLMQFAKGE; encoded by the coding sequence ATGTTAAAAAAGCTAGCAACCGTCCAAATGGGGTATTCGTTTAGAACCCGACTCGAAGCTTCAAAAGCTGGTGGGATGGCAGTCATCCAAATGAAGAATCTTTTGGACAATAATACAGTTGGCTGTGACGAATTGATGAAAATTGATATGGAGGGGATTAAAGAACACCACCTCGTACGAAAAGGAGATTTAATATTTAGGTCGCGTGGCCAAGCAACGACAGCCGCGGTTCTTCTCGCCGATCCGGGAATGGCTGTTGTGGCCGCGCCATTATTACGAATTAGAATCATGAAGCCGGATAAGATTCTGCCAGAATTCCTGAATTGGTACATTAGTCAGCGTGACGCACAGATTTTTTTAACCAGCAGAGCCATGGGAACGTCTCAGAAAATGATTAGCAAGGAGGCAATAGAGGAGCTGGAGATACCATTGCCTACCTTGGAACAACAAAAAAATATCATTGAGCTTGCCTCATTATCCGAACGGGAATTGACTCTTCTACACAGGTTGGCTGAAAAGAGAAAGCAGTTTATTTCAGTACAATTAATGCAGTTTGCAAAAGGAGAATAA
- a CDS encoding aspartyl-phosphate phosphatase Spo0E family protein, whose product MDTISLRMLYEQIELLRDRMQQLRNEKGYTDPEVLDASIELDGLLNEYHRRVAAEGWR is encoded by the coding sequence ATGGATACAATTTCATTACGAATGCTCTACGAACAGATCGAGCTTCTCCGTGACCGGATGCAGCAACTGCGGAATGAAAAAGGTTATACCGATCCCGAGGTTTTAGACGCCAGTATCGAATTGGATGGTTTGCTGAATGAATATCACCGGCGGGTCGCGGCAGAAGGCTGGCGCTGA
- a CDS encoding helix-turn-helix domain-containing protein, whose protein sequence is MRKKDQDRFFPIYKEVGRRIAFFRNLRGLSQEELAAKIDISASHLSKIEAPNIQISFSFDMLLRIAEGLDIQVAALFAPVDTVSVHFDNQYLNHESGGSV, encoded by the coding sequence ATGCGGAAAAAAGATCAGGACAGGTTTTTTCCAATATATAAGGAAGTGGGACGAAGGATTGCATTCTTTCGGAACCTGCGCGGATTGAGTCAGGAAGAACTTGCTGCCAAAATCGATATTAGTGCCAGTCATTTAAGCAAAATCGAAGCGCCAAACATCCAAATCAGTTTTTCCTTTGATATGCTTTTACGAATCGCCGAGGGATTGGACATCCAGGTTGCGGCACTCTTTGCGCCGGTGGATACGGTCAGCGTTCATTTTGATAATCAGTATTTGAATCATGAGTCAGGCGGTTCGGTTTGA
- a CDS encoding helix-turn-helix domain-containing protein encodes MGEKISYSKSYISKIEASGSDVSYSLDILFAIAAGLELDPVIFLLPISEENFEKYRTDK; translated from the coding sequence TTGGGCGAAAAAATCAGTTATAGCAAAAGCTATATCAGCAAGATCGAGGCATCCGGCTCGGATGTTTCTTATTCATTGGATATTTTGTTCGCCATAGCGGCAGGATTAGAATTGGACCCGGTGATTTTTCTGTTGCCGATCAGCGAGGAAAATTTCGAGAAGTATCGGACGGATAAATGA
- a CDS encoding VOC family protein, whose protein sequence is MKFCWSTLRVKDLEESIKFYTDIVGLEVVNKFSAGPGVEIAFLDSGETKIELICDGENRDSNVGNDISWGFEVGSLDKALALVKEKGIPVDSGPLQPNPHVKFFFIKDPNGMKIQLVENMA, encoded by the coding sequence ATGAAATTCTGTTGGAGCACTTTAAGAGTGAAGGACTTGGAAGAATCAATCAAGTTTTACACAGACATCGTCGGGCTTGAGGTGGTAAACAAATTTAGCGCTGGACCCGGAGTGGAAATTGCCTTTTTAGATAGCGGGGAAACAAAAATCGAACTCATTTGCGACGGCGAGAACAGGGATTCCAATGTCGGCAACGACATTTCCTGGGGATTTGAAGTCGGCTCTCTCGATAAGGCGCTCGCGCTGGTTAAAGAAAAAGGCATCCCGGTTGACAGCGGCCCGCTCCAGCCGAACCCCCATGTGAAATTTTTCTTCATCAAGGATCCAAACGGCATGAAAATACAATTGGTGGAAAATATGGCGTAA